Proteins from a single region of Rhinatrema bivittatum chromosome 13, aRhiBiv1.1, whole genome shotgun sequence:
- the LOC115075308 gene encoding olfactory receptor 1019-like, whose amino-acid sequence MEGKNQTPVTDFILLGFSDLSKMQNLLFIVFLAIYILTLLGNIGIILLIRTDPQLHTPMYFFLCNLAFIDLCYSSTITPKALVNFLAEKKNISLLDCAIQLYVFVTMATAEIFILAVMAYDRYVAICNPLLYTVVMTERVRIQLMASVYIISLVHALIHTCNAFSMSFCGPNEINHFYCDVPPLLKLSCSDTFFNEIVLSTFASIVTTVTIIAIILSYIYIVFAILRIRSSEGRRKAFSTCTSHFITVVLIFGTLIFMYVFPSSHYSLDKNRAVSVVYTMAIPMVNPMIYSLRNNDVKQALKKILGKKWQAKHFQP is encoded by the coding sequence ATGGAAGGCAAAAACCAAACCCCTGTGACTGATTTCATCTTATTGGGTTTTTCTGACCTTTCCAAAATGCAAAATTTGCTCTTCATTGTGTTTTTAGCCATATATATTTTAACTCTACTGGGAAACATTGGCATTATCCTGTTAATTCGAACGGATCCTCAACTTCACACACCCATGTACTTTTTTCTCTGCAACTTAGCATTCATAGATCTCTGTTATTCCTCAACTATCACCCCAAAGGCATTGGTTAACTTtttagcagagaaaaaaaacatctcTCTGCTTGACTGTGCTATACAACTGTACGTTTTTGTTACCATGGCCACTGCAGAGATTTTCATCCTGGCGGTGATGGCTTATGATCGTTATGTGGCGATATGTAACCCCTTACTCTATACTGTTGTGATGACAGAGAGAGTCCGTATCCAGTTAATGGCAAGTGTATACATAATTAGCTTGGTGCATGCATTGATTCATACTTGTAATGCTTTCTCTATGTCTTTTTGTGGCCCCAATGAGATCAATCATTTCTATTGTGACGTTCCTCCACTGTTAAAGCTCTCATGCTCAGATACCTTCTTCAATGAGATTGTGCTGTCTACCTTTGCTTCCATTGTTACCACTGTAACCATTATAGCAATAATTCTCTCTTACATTTACATTGTTTTTGCTATCCTGAGAATCCGCTCTTCAGAGGGGAGGcgcaaagccttctccacctgcacATCCCACTTTATCacagtggttttaatttttgggacTCTTATCTTCATGTATGTGTTTCCGAGTTCCCATTACTCTCTGGACAAAAATCGTGCAGTTTCTGTAGTGTACACAATGGCAATCCCTATGGTGAATCCCATGATCTACAGCCTCAGGAACAATGATGTCAAACAAGCTCTGAAGAAAATCTTGGGGAAAAAATGGCAAGCAAAACATTTCCAGCCATGA